The Tripterygium wilfordii isolate XIE 37 chromosome 23, ASM1340144v1, whole genome shotgun sequence genomic sequence GCCAAACACCCTATCTGCATTAATATCAAAAGCGTTCAATAGCCCAGCGGAAACACAGATTTTTTTAGATttagttgaaagaagaaaaggtgAAATAAAGCTAAGTTTACAAAAAATACAACCTCCATTTACGAGCACCAACTAACAAATAGGAAGCAAATCTATGGGGCCGGCTTCAAATACTTCACATGATATGACACAATAGACTcctcaaataaaacaaatacagCAACAAATTATTTCAATTTCTGTTACTATGTAAAAAGGAAACGAATCTCCCAATAGCTTATGCTTTTGTAAGTGGTTAATATAATCCTTTACAGTTTGCACATTCCATCATAAATCACCCTAAATTCGCTTACATATTTTCTTCTAAGCTATTTATTTTAGAGATTCTGCTTCCATCAACTATAGGATGCCTACTTTAACATCTGAATTTCTATATAACAATCAATACGTACTTAAATATATACTACAGACAGGATTGACAACAATACTAACCGAACCCATAAGCAATTGAAGGATTGTACTCGTTCCTCACTGTATTATCTCCGTCTGCATACCATGCAATTTCCTCCCCCTTGTTAATCTCCCTAGCACTGCAAAATAAGGTAAAAAGAAACAGAGTTTCCCCATGATCACTAATAGCTAAACGACAGACTAATTATCCTCTAAATTTTCAACCAGCAAGAAATTACAAAGAGGGCCAAAAATACGTTACCTGAGAGGACGGAACCTAACCGTGACAGTCACATTCTCCCTGGACTTACTGGTCTCGGGCCGGTCAAGGACCTGGGCTGGAGGGCTCGCGCTCGTGCTCGCAGGAGAGGCCGATAGCCTCGAAGGAGGCCTCGACGATGAAGTTGATGAAGGAGTTACCGGCCGACCGGCTTGCTTGACAGTCGGCGGTTGCGACGCTGACTTTCGGGAACGGAAAGGCGAGATGCCGGAGGTGAACCGGTGGGACCTACTTGATGACATGGAGGAGAGACAAAATATGTgtgtatgagagagagagagacagagagaggacGGTTTGAGGTGGAAGTCAGATGCCGGCCATAGCTCTCTGTGTAGTGTGTATTGTGCCGCCTTTTGGACTTTGGTTGGCGCCCTCGAAAATTAGGATTTGATGTACTATTGCTTCTTTGAAATTTTCTCAGTCTTCCGTAGACAGAATGACGAATATGACCTTAGTTTATGAATGGGCCGCAACGGCTCAAAAAATTAATGGGCCAGACCAAGATAGAGAGATGGCCCACTCTACTTGTCGCAGATTTCTCCTCCGAGCTTGGCCCGGCCCAACTCTACCCGGAATTTGAACGACTCtaattattagtatttttttttttttttttttttgaaaaaccaggAGCATCCCTGGGACTAAACTTCTATTACAACTTGCAAGGCACACTTACACATGGGTGAGATATCTCAAACCCACACAATACGAAGTAACAACTTCGAGAGAGAAAACGACATAggattattattagtatttattattgattgatataaatatttttattgtgCATTATTCTCACTTTCCGTCCCCGCGCCTGCCCAAGAAACCTTTTCCTAGAGACATATGCTTGGCGCCATTTCTCAATGCTACCCAGAAGCCCTCGTTCTCTTCTGTCTGGCTCAAAGCACTGACAATTGAGACGGAACAGTAGGGAGAGTTTGAAAGCGCAATTGAAATGACGGAGGTTATATCGCTAATGGATATCGACGGGGAGGATGATGATTCTCttaagccaattgacaaaggcGAAAACGTCGTCGTACCAGGCACCCCACCACCACCAGTCCCCAAAGCTACTCTGTGGGTCGAGAAGTACCGTCCTCAGTCACTCGCCGATGTTGCCGCCCATCGCGATATAATCGACACTAGTAATCATCTATTGCTCCTGACCTCTCTCCTTAGGGttcatgcattttttatttaacTTTTTGTTTCTAAGATATGGTCAAAAATTTCTGGTTGTTTTTCGAGAAACTGTAGTTATTGATAAAAGAACAGAACAGTAGTGGAAGGTATTGGATTACGGTTTATAAATTTCTCCTCAGGATGCTGCTTCTGTTTTAAGGGTTTTGATGGAGTGTAGAGCCATACTAGATTTAGTATAATTCAAGTTTTGGAAAATCAGTCTTTGGttggaaattttgaattttgaaatattagAATGTTCAAATTAAGACTGGTAATCTTTAATATCAGTGCTAGGTTGCTGATATGATCTGTTTTTATCGGTCAATCACAACAAAGGAAACAAAGAGTAAAGGAATTTGAACTGAAGCCTCTTTGAGTTTGTTTGGCTGTTTCTATTTTCTTAGATTGGTTTGGTGCATATCCCATTTTCTATttctaatattgttttttttttcctctcctttgAAAAATAGTTGATAAGCTGACTAGCGAGAACAGATTGCCTCATCTCTTATTATATGGACCTCCTGGAACGGGTAAAACATCAACTATTCTTGCTGTGGCACGTAAGCTTTATGGACCTCAGTACCATAATATGATACTGGAGATGAATGCATCAGACGACAGGGGAATTGATGTTGTGCGGCAACAGATTCAGGATTTTGCTAGCACTCAGAGTTTCTCATTTGGGTAATCTTTAATTACGTGTGAGCATTCTGTTGTCGTGTGCATAAAATCTGTGCCCTCTGTCTCTTTGTGTTCTTTGTTTTTAATGTTTGTACCCAATTGCCCATGATTGACATTGTTTTACTAGCTTGGAGCTCAGCACTCCATACTCTGTACAATGCTTCATAATGGCGTAAGTTGTCTATGAGCCATGGCAAGTGTTCATGTTTGTACTGTCTCATGTAACTTACATGCCAACCTTAGTGTGGCCCTGGAATAAACATGAGTTTGATCCTCCTCCTAGGATGATAGACTGTGCTCCAGTTTGGATGGTACTTATAGTACTCCTTTCATTACATTCAACAGGGCCATAGAAGGAAATTTGAACCTTCACTTAACCATTGTACGTCTGTTTATTCAAGGAAATCTGAATTTTCACTGTACATATTCAAATATTTAATGTTACTTGCATTCCGATTCGACAAGTTTCGTATAACTGGCAGTTGATTTTGCTAGTAACAGTATAGCTCTTTTTTGTCTTTACAGCGTTAAGTCATCTGTAAAGTTGGTTTTATTAGATGAGTCAGATGCCATGACCAAGGACGCACAATTTGCATTGCGTAGAGGTACCATTTATCCTTTCTCTTTCTCCCATCCCCCTTCTCTTTCAGCTCTATTGACTCCTATCTTATACAAATTGGCACACTGGTCCAGTGATCGAAAAGTACACAAAGAATACTAGGTTTGCACTTATCTGTAATCATGTCAACAAGATCATTCCAGCTTTGCAGTCTAGATGCACAAGATTTCGTTTTGCTCCTCTTGACCCTATTCATGTTACTGAGAGACTCAAACATGTCATTACGGAGGAGAGGTGAGTCTTTTTCCGCCatgtttctcttctttcttaccTTTGGATATGGTTGTTTATCTTTATGGTGGGATgaattttctttgaatttgtttGGTGCCTTTTTGTCTTTTATATGATGTTAGTCTAACACATTTGACAACCTCATATGTTTGAACTGGAATTCGCTGCATATTTAATTGTTTTCTTGTGTCTTTGAAAGCACACGTAATTTGGTAATTGAATGATGCAGCTTAGCTTGTGTTAAGCATATTGCAGTCAAATATGGTTCTTTTACCTAGCTTACCCGCTGGCTGCTGCTCTTTATGTTTGGCTTGCTGAAGGAGAAGAGTATATTATGTTTGCACACTTCATGAAAAGTTTGAAAATTGAGAGTTACTTGCACatttttaaaaagtaaaaataaattgGGGCCTTACTTTGGAAGAGGCAAATTAAGCTTTGGAGATTGGTAGAGGAGGACTTTGGCAAGAGAATCGTTGTACTACTCATGCGGTAACAGCATCACAATGGTTTGAGTTAATATGGATGAACTTTGCCTGCTCGCTATGGTGGCTTTTTTCtggttttgtttttctctaGATCTACAAATTATTGATGAAAATTGGACTATAGTTGTCTTCCTGTAACTATAGCTTTGTAGCTTGGCTAATGACTAATGAGTCACAAACTATTGGTACTTATTCTTTCTGCATTGCACTAGGCTTGATGTATCTGAGAGTGGCTTGGCAGCAGTTGTCCGGCTTAGCAATGGAGACATGAGGAAGGCACTGAACATTTTGCAGGTTTGAAGTTTGCTTACTCATATTGGTGTTACGAAAGTGGTACTTTATGACAATATTCACCAGTTACAGGGTACCTAATGCTGCAGTTATTGGTTCTGAGTTCTTAGTGGTTATTATCATTGTTCTACATTTTTTTTACTGAATTATGGCCAATCACAATTGGATTGAATCCTCTACATTTTTTGCCCCTTCCATCCAATTCTTTACAATTCTGCATCTAAAGGTTTGGATGTTAGCCATGTCATCATATGTGAAATTTGAATCATGGACGGGAAAGTGATTTTTAAGCAATGAGCATTTACACTGAAATTATGAGGAATGGGAGGTACAGAAGATTGAAGggcatcaaaattcaaaatccatCACAATTTCTCTATTGCCTGGAATATCTTTTGTTCCATGATAGTTGTGCTGTTTAGTTATTTATTTACCAGTATTTATGGTGTTGAGTTGGGGATGGAGCCATAGTTATAGAAATTGAAAGTCTACCATTTTCTGCTTTGCTGTTTGAGCTCAGGTGCTGGGGGTGAAGTGGTGGTTTGGTTTAACCAATAAATTTTGAAGGATAAAAGAAATGGatggttattttatttttgtgaatttggtAGTCCCCCAGGGTGCGCATGAGGTTGCGAGGGTAAACTCTTCCAAATGAGAGAGACCCTTGTCTGAGTCTCTGTAGAAAGACACAACCCATGATTTTCCTAATGATTGGATTGAGGCCACGTTCAATTGCCGGGTTTACCTGCAAAGCTCTTGGTTTCCCATGtttaaaaattttgttgaaTTCTGTTAACTGGGGATGTGATGGGTAGAATGCCATAGGAACAAGCTGAGAGGGTACATGTAAATGCTATTTTCAACACTAATTAATCAATCAGTCCAAGACGCCTTAATTCCAAAATTTTGGGGTGGCCTATTTGTATCCGTAAAGTCTCACCCGGGTGTGCTACTGCCTGTAGGCACATTTTTTTATCTTTGCTTTTTCAGCTGTCATCCCAAACTTGGTTTCAGCTTCTTCATGTACTCCCATCTAATGTTATAATCATCTAGTAAATGTTGGTGACT encodes the following:
- the LOC119993120 gene encoding replication factor C subunit 5-like, which codes for MTEVISLMDIDGEDDDSLKPIDKGENVVVPGTPPPPVPKATLWVEKYRPQSLADVAAHRDIIDTIDKLTSENRLPHLLLYGPPGTGKTSTILAVARKLYGPQYHNMILEMNASDDRGIDVVRQQIQDFASTQSFSFGVKSSVKLVLLDESDAMTKDAQFALRRVIEKYTKNTRFALICNHVNKIIPALQSRCTRFRFAPLDPIHVTERLKHVITEERLDVSESGLAAVVRLSNGDMRKALNILQSTHMASQQITEEAVYLCTGNPLPKDIEQISYWLLNESFSESFKRTSEIKARKGLALVDIVREVTMFVFKIKMPSNVRVQLINDLADIEYRLSLGCNDKLQLGSLIASFTQARSALVAAAKS